DNA sequence from the Drosophila sechellia strain sech25 chromosome 3L, ASM438219v1, whole genome shotgun sequence genome:
TGCATTTTTTCCTTGACTTCACTTCACTTTGTTGCGCTTGGCACATTTTCCACTGCCGCGCTCATACTATACATGTGTACTTTCTTTGCACCTCTCGTGTGCATTCGATTTTAATTGAGCAAAGTGGGAGCTTAGCGTGCGACATAGTTTCGAATCTTCTGGCTAGTCAGGTGCCTCTGCTCTAATCTAATTAGAAGCAATTAAAACGCAGCAAATTGTCCCACTGTCCAACTAATTCACTTTGTTTCTTAAGCGGCGAAGCAGTGAAAGTTTTCGGTTTTACTTTTCACcattccatttcgtatttcatttgtttttcggGCTTGTCTTTTGTGTGTGACACGGGTATTGAgtgcattttaattggtttttagGCTTGAAAGAAGCCCGAGCGAAAGATTTACGCACAAGCGAGCATTCGATGGAGGATCCCTTGGGGACCCATTGAAGCGTTCAGCGGAGCACGACTCTCGGAATTTCCAGTCGCCATTAGGAGAACCAAAAGGCGTAGCTCCCCACTAAACTTTAATGTACCAGAATAACTCGGAACGAGTCTATTAATGCAAACTGTTTGTCGGGGTATGGGAATAAAGTTAGCCTTCTTTTGAACTATTAAAAACGATAAACTGACatgcataaattataaatctaTAATTATGCACAAAATCGATCATAAATCTGCCATTAACCCTCCTCCAGATTCCTCTCTATTTTCtatgaatttaaaaagaaGCCGTAATTGgttcttaaaaatataattcgTAAACTAGTTTCCCGTAAATGCTACTCCAACTCAATTTTCCACTGGACATAAATCAGCAACCAACCGCTGGCCACTTTGTAGCTATGATAATGCGATTTAGATCGGTATCAGCTAGTAACTTATGCTTTCCTCGCTGGGATTATCGTGCGCGTTACCTGACCCACTATAAATGCAAATGGCAGGCGGGCGACCCACATGAACCCGCCGGGGGTCAAGCACCTCCACCTGATAAAGCGTGACTTGCTGGACAGGCGCAGACCCAGTTCGGATGTATCGGTATCTGTGGGATGTGGAACTCTTGGTAACCCAATACGCAGCTTACCCACTCCACTCACCAAACGGGAACTGAAAGAAATGCAGAAGAGATAGTGTGGAGTGGAGAATGGAAATGCATGATGGTTTCTTTCGTTTTAGGTCCGTCTGGAGTCCATTGGTGCTGAGGACATCGTCGATGGCAACCCCCGTCTCATCCTCGGTCTGATCTGGACCATCATTCTGCGGTTTCAGATTCAGGAAATTGAAATCGATGTGGTAAGTTGTCCTTTCGCAAGTCGCATAATAAAAGTGCttcattaataattcaaataCGTTTCACTTAGGATGAGGAGAACGAGTCCAGCGAGAAGCGTTCCGCCAAAGATGCACTGCTCCTGTGGTGCCAGCGCAAGACGCATGGCTATCCGGGCGTCAACATCACGGACTTCACCAACTCCTGGCGTTCCGGCTTGGGCTTCAATGCGCTCATCCACTCACACCGTCCCGATCTGTTTGAGTACAGTACGATTGTCAATTCGAAGAACTCCAACCTGGACAACCTTAACCATGCCTTTGACACGGCCGCCAACGAATTGGGCATTCCCAGGTcagaatttttttaaattatcaataataagtcaacaaaattaattgtaatttGTTCGCCCTTTTAGCCTGCTCGATGCGGAAGACATTGACTCGGCCCGTCCCGATGAGAAGTCGATCTTGACCTATGTGGCCTCCTACTATCACACCTTTGCACGCATGAAGAACGAACAGAAGAGCGGCAAGCGCATAGCAAATGTAAGTAGACCTGGGTCGGACCCGGCATCATCTATGAACCTGCCTATAAAGGTAGATGCGGATGCCATTGGCAGAGTCCCATCGTCTCTAGAAGTCGCTGCAGCGTAACGGTGTCCCACAGTTAACGCTCTACTTCACAATGGATTGGCCCCCgatcggattcggattcagattcagattcgggTGGGGTCCAGACCTATACCTAGAAAGTCGCTCAACCAGCTCTCTTTCTCGATCCCCCCGCAGATTGTTGGGCAGCTAATGGACGCAGATCGCAAGAAGGTGCAGTACGAGGGTCTGACCACAAACCTGCTGAGCTGGATCCGCCAGAAGacgctggagctggagcaacGCGACCTGCCCAACTCGCTGGAGGGCATCCAGCGAGAACTGCTGGCCTTCAAGGAGTACCGCACCATTGAGAAGCCACCCAAGTGAGTAGAGGTTCATGACCAGCCGGAAATGATATATCGTATGATCACTGCTCGGATACCCAGAGACCCATATGACCCCTAGTACATCTATTAATGATGCTCCTCTCCTCCAACAGATATAAGGAGCGCAGTGAGATCGAGGCCTTGTACTTCACTATCAACACTCTGCTAAAGGCTTTGAATCAGCCGCCGTATAATCCCCAGGACGGCCAGCTGGTGAATGACATAGAGAAAGCCTGGCAGATCCTTGAGTATGCCGAACATCATCGCGAAGTCGCTTTGCGTGACGAACTCCTTCGACAGGAGAAACTGGAGCAGCTGAACTACAAGTTCGAGAAGAAGTCGGTTCTGCGTGAGGGTTATCTCAAAGAGATGATCCAAGTGCTGTCCGATCCACGATACCTGCGCCAAGTGGATGCCACGCTGAAGAAGCATGAAGCAATCTCTGCAGATATCCTGGCGCGTGTGGAACGATTCAATGACTTGACCGCCATGGCCGAGGAGTTGGACAGGGAAAACTACCATGGCAAGGAGCGAGTGCGTCGCCGAGAGCAGGAGGTAATGGCAAAGTGGCGCCAATTGCTGGAACTGCTGGAAAACCAACGCCTCAACCTCTCCCAGATGAGCAACCTGATGAACCTGCTCCGCGAAATTGCCAGCACCACAGAAGCAGTGCGGGAACTGCAGCAACAGTTCGCCTCCGAGGATGTGGGTCCCCATCTCTTGGGAGTGGAAGAACTACTGCAGGCGCACTCGCTGCAGGAACTCCAGGTTAACACCTACGGAGAGACTCTCAAGCGCTTCAATCGCCAAGCACTGCCCTACAAGAGCTCCGAGCACAAGGACGCCGCTCTGCTGGCTCAACGCCTTGCGGATTTGGAAGAGGCGTACTCGGAACTGTTGCGACGTTCGGCGGCGAGAAGAGCCCGCCTGGAGGAGGCTCGAAACTTCCACCACTTCATGGAGGATTACGACAACGAGGAGTCCTGGCTGGTCGACAAGCAACGTATCTGCAAAACTGGCATCACCGCCAAGGATCTGCGAGCAGTTCTTTCACTACAGCAAAAACACAAGGCTTTGGAGGATGAAATCAAGTCACGAAAACCGAAATCAGGTCAGATGTCGACCGCAGGCAAGAGGCTGATTGGCGAGCAGCACCCTAGGTCCTCGGAAATCCAGAGCAGAATTGATTCCCTGGCGGAACACTGGCAGGCCTTAGAGGCACTAGTGGAGCTGCGCCGTCGCCAGTTGGAAGATGCTGGCGAGGCCTACCAATTTTACACCGATGCCAATGAAGCCGAATCATGGCTGAACGAGAAGATGGCTTTGGTCAACTCCCGGGACTATGGCAACGATGAGCCATCTGCTCAGGCTTTGCTTCAGCGTCACCGCGATCTCCAGGGTGAACTCAATGCCTATTCCGGAGATATCCTTAATCTTAACCAGCAGGCGGATAAGCTGATCAAGGCTGGCATTTGCACCCTAGAACTTTCCGCCGCAGAGCCAGAATTGCCCGAAGTGGAACAGGAGGAGTGGGTGAACGAGACCCGCCTGGTGCCCAAGGAAGTTTGGGAGGACGAGTGGGTGGAGAAGCTGGAGCACAAGAAGGTGACGGAGACAAAGATGTTGCCACATGTCAAATCTCTGTTTCCCTTCGAAGGACAGGGAATGAAGATGGACAAGGGCGAGGTTATGCTGCTGAAATCCAAGACCAACGACGACTGGTGGTGTGTGCGCAAGGATAATGGAGTGGAAGGATTCGTGCCCGCCAACTATGTTCGTGAGGTAGAGCCGCGCCCAGTGGCATGCATTGTACCGAAAGCTGAAAAGGTCAAGTCCCTGCAGAAGGTGAAGAAAACCATACTGGTCAGACAGGTGGTACCCGTGAAGAGAATTAAACCTGTGAGCGTAGCTCCCAAGCCCTTGGTCCAGAGGAGAACCTCTACCCAAAGCATCAATGAGAACGCAGATAGCGTGGAGAAACGGCAGCAGAGAATAAACCAGACATACGACGAGCTGCAGGAAATGGCCCAGAAACGCCATGCCCTCCTGGAGGATTCCATTCACCTGTTTGGCTTCTATCGCGAATGCGACGACTTTGAGAAGTGGATGAAGGAAAAGGAACGCATGATCAAGTCGGACGATGGCGAGGGTGTGGACAATGCCAAGCGGAAGTTCGAGAAGTTTATCACAGATCTCTCGGCAGCATCGAAAAGGGTTGAGGAGATCGATGGCGCTGTGGACACCTTCCGTCGACAGGGTCACTCGCAGCTGGACAAGATCATCGCCCGCCAGCGGCAGATCCACCAGATTTGGCAGCGTCTAAATAATGCCAAGGCCCAACGTGAAAAGAGTTTAGAAGGAGCCTCTAGTGTGGAACTATTTAACCGCACCTGCGACGAAGCCAAGGTTTGGATGAGCGAGAAGATGTTGCAGCTGGACACCGCTGTTATCACTCCCGATCTACGCACGGTTCAAGCCTTGCAGAGGCGCCATCAGAACCTGGAAAGGGAGTTGGCTCCCGTGGAGGACAAGGTTAATCGGGTGACCTACTTGGGCAACTCGGTAAAGAACGCCTATCCTGCTGAGAAAGACAATGTGAATGCCCGCCAACAGGAGGTGCAGGATATGTGGCAGCAGGTGCAACAGCGTGGTAGTGATCTTCGCAACCGCATCGAAAGCGAGGTGGGTCAGCAGGTCTTTAACAACAGTGCTAAGGTCCTTCTAGCCTGGATCGACTCCGTCAAGGATCAACTGAATGCCGACGAGTCCGCTCGTGATGTGGAAACTGCAAACAACCTGCTGAAGAAGCACAACGATCTGGGCGATGATATCCGTGCCCATGACACCGAATTCGTGGAGGTAATTCAATTGGGCAAACAGTTGTCCGATGGCAAACCCAACATGGCAGAGACGGTGGCTGTGATTGAACGCCTGAAGGCCGAACAAGATGCCATTCATCGCGGCTGGGCCGAGAAGCAGAAGTGGCTGCTGCAGTGTGTCGATCTACAAATGTTCAACCGTGAGGCAGATAAGATCGATGCCACCACCAAGAGCCACGAGGCCTTCCTCGAGTATAACAACCTGGGGGTAAGTAGTTTTAGGTTTTGGCTAACTTTTTCTAGAAACTCATACATTTTTCTTTTCAGGCCTCTTTGGATGAAGTGGAGGCCATTCTTAAGCGTCATCTAGACTTTGAGAAGAGCCTAATGGCTCAGGACAAGATCCTTAAAGGCTTCTCAGATAATGCAGACAAGCTGATTTCTAACGATCACTACGATTCCAAATAGTAAGTTATAGAAACCTGGAGACATGGTCAAACCCTAACCAATCCATTAACTTTCAGTATCGGAGATCGCCGAAATCAGGTGCTGGGTAAGCGCAAGGCAGTTAAGGATCGTGCTTTTGAGCGCAAACGCCTTCTCCAAGCTTCCAAGGATTTCCACAAGTTTGCCGCCGAGGCTGATGACCTCAAAGTGTGGCTCCAGGATAAGACGAGGATTGCAGGCGATGAGAACTACCGCGATCTAAGCAATCTTCCTCGCAAGTTACAGAAGCATCAGGCTTTTGAGAGGGAACTTCGCGCCAACGAGGGTCAGCTAAGGAATGTTACTAAGGACGGACAGGCCCTGGTCCAAGCTGGAAATCGAGTGCCTGAGGTGGAATCCCGGGTGGCCGATCTCAACAAGCGGTGGAAGGATCTACTCACCCTGTCCGAGGATAAGGGTCGCAAGCTGGAACAGGCCGCATCTCAGCGAGAACATAACCGTTCCCTCGAGGATGCCAAGAAGAAGGTTGATGAACTCGACGCTGCTCTGCGAAGTGGAGATGTAGGCAACGATTTGCGCAGCTGCAAGGACCTGATCAACAAGCAGCAAATCCTCGAGTCGGAAATCACCATCTGGGATCAGAAGGTAGCGGAACTGGTTTCAACTGGCGACGACATGGCCCACGGGGGTCACTTCAATGCCCAGAATATAGAGGCCGGAACCAAGGAGCTGCAGCAGCGATTCAAGGATCTGCGTGATCCTACCCAGCGTAGGAGAGCCAAGTTGGAAGAGAGCCTGAATTACCACAAGTTTGTTTTCGAACTGGATTCGGAGTTCCAGTGGATCAACGAACACCTGCCGGCAGCAAAGTCCAATGAATTGGGTCAGAATCTGCACCAAGCCCAATCCCTGCACAAGAAGCACAAGAAGTTGGAGGCGGAGATCAAGGGCCATCAgccaatgataaataaggctCTGGTGGCGGGACAATCTCTGATCTCGCAACAGCATCCGGAGCGAGAGCAAGTGGAGAGCCTGTGCCAGCAATTGGAGCAGGCATGGCAGGATCTGGAGCGCCATTGTGGCGAACGGTCCCGCAAACTCGACATGTCCCTCAAGGCTCAACAGTATCTGTTCGACGCTGGCGAGATCGAGTCCTGGCTAGGTGAGCGTAACAACGTCTTGCGGTCTACGGAATATGGCCGTGATCGCGATTCCGCGGCCAAGTTACTCACCAAGCACAAGACCATCGAGCTGGAGCTGGACACCTACTCAGGAATTGTAACCGAAATGGGACACAGCTGTGCTGCAATGGTAGCCGCCAATCATCCGGACAGCAAAGTTCTGGCCGCCAAGCAGCAGCTCATTGAGAAGATGTTGAAATCCCTGCACAAACTGGCCTCCCAGCGGCAGGGTCGCCTGATGGAGAGCCTCTACAAGCACGAATACTTCCTGGAATCGGACGAAGTAGAGCAATGGATccgggagcaggagcaggccGCCTCCTCAGAGGACTACGGTCAGGACTTCGAGCACTTGCAGCTGTTACAGAACAAATTCGATGACCTTAAACACCGCGTAGAAGTCGGAGCAGATCGAGTGGATCAGTGTGAGCTGTTGGCCAAGAAGTTAATCGATTCAGAGAGCCCCTATGCCAATGAGGTTGAGAAGCGACAGGAACAACTTAGGTGAGTAGTGTTTATAATAGGGATTGTATggattataataatatttctctATCTCTGAACATAGAACGTCCTGGGAGAACCTTCTCCAGTTGCTTAACCAGCGTGAGCAGAAGCTTCATGCCGCTGGCGAAATCCACCGCTTCCATCGGGACGTCGCAGAAGCCCTGTTCCGCATCCAAGACAAGAATGCTGCACTTTCCCAAGAACTAGGCAGAGATTTGAACTCCGCTCTAGCACTGCTACGCAAGCATGAGGGCTTTGAAAACGACCTTGTGGCTCTCGAGGCACAGCTACAAGTCCTAGTGGAGGATTCTGTCCGCTTGCAAGCCAAGTATCCATCTAATGCCGCTGCAATTGCCCAACAGCAAGATAAGGTGGTGGCCGCATGGAATGACCTTAAGGAACGATCCACCGCTCGCGGAGATCGACTGGCTGCCAGCTCAGACCTACAGACCTTCCTTACGGATGTCAGGGATATAGTTTCTTGGTCTTCAAATCTGCGAGCTGCCCTTCAAGCAGAAGAACATGTGAGCGATGCTGCCGGAGCAACTGCCCTGAAGATTCAACACGATGCCATATACGGAGAGATTGAGGCCAGAGAGGATAAGTTCCGGTACCTGAACGAATTGAGCGACTCCATGGTTCAAACAGGACACTATGCCGCCGCTGATGTGGAGGAGAAGTGTGCCGCCATGTTGGATGAGCGCCAGAAACTCCATGCTGCTTGGAACAAAAAGAAGATCATGCTGGAGCAAAAGATCGATCTGTTCTGCTTCCTGCGCGATGCCAAGCAGATTGACAACCTTTCTAGCTCCCAACAGGCGGCTCTGAGTAGCTCAGACTTCGGCCAGACAGTAGAGGATGTGCAGAACCAGATCCGAAAGCACGATGAGTTTGAGAGATTGATTCAAACACAGGAGGAGAAGGTGTCTCTACTTCAGGAGCACGGCCGCAAACTGATCGAACAGCGTCACTACGACAGCGCCAATATACAAACGATCCTGCAGGGAGTCCTTGCCCGCCGCCAGAAGGTCAAGGATCTGTGTGCCGTGCGTCGCTACAAACTGGAAGATGCTCTGCTCTATGCCAAATTCGTACGAGATTGCGCCGAAGCTAAGTACTGGATCAATGAGAAGCAAAAGAAACTGGAAGCCGATGCCGCCAGCTATGCGGAGGTGACCAATCTGGACGAGAAAATCAAGAAGCTACAGAAGCACCAGGCCTTCCAGGCCGAGGTGGCTGCCAACCAGGGTCGCATCCAAGAAATTCAAGATACAGGAGTGATTCTTTTGAGCAAACAGCATGAGTCCTCACCGGAAATCAAGCGAGCCATCGAAATA
Encoded proteins:
- the LOC6610629 gene encoding spectrin beta chain, non-erythrocytic 5 isoform X4, whose protein sequence is MEYNSVLRSNFSRNEYRRYISYERQSLASQYEPGGYSALQTPTPSNRNSANMTQRDGIIKFENERIKTLQEERLHIQKKTFTKWMNSFLIKAKMEVEDLFTDLADGIKLLKLLEIISSEKLGKPNSGRMRVHKIENVNKSLAFLHTKVRLESIGAEDIVDGNPRLILGLIWTIILRFQIQEIEIDVDEENESSEKRSAKDALLLWCQRKTHGYPGVNITDFTNSWRSGLGFNALIHSHRPDLFEYSTIVNSKNSNLDNLNHAFDTAANELGIPSLLDAEDIDSARPDEKSILTYVASYYHTFARMKNEQKSGKRIANIVGQLMDADRKKVQYEGLTTNLLSWIRQKTLELEQRDLPNSLEGIQRELLAFKEYRTIEKPPKYKERSEIEALYFTINTLLKALNQPPYNPQDGQLVNDIEKAWQILEYAEHHREVALRDELLRQEKLEQLNYKFEKKSVLREGYLKEMIQVLSDPRYLRQVDATLKKHEAISADILARVERFNDLTAMAEELDRENYHGKERVRRREQEVMAKWRQLLELLENQRLNLSQMSNLMNLLREIASTTEAVRELQQQFASEDVGPHLLGVEELLQAHSLQELQVNTYGETLKRFNRQALPYKSSEHKDAALLAQRLADLEEAYSELLRRSAARRARLEEARNFHHFMEDYDNEESWLVDKQRICKTGITAKDLRAVLSLQQKHKALEDEIKSRKPKSGQMSTAGKRLIGEQHPRSSEIQSRIDSLAEHWQALEALVELRRRQLEDAGEAYQFYTDANEAESWLNEKMALVNSRDYGNDEPSAQALLQRHRDLQGELNAYSGDILNLNQQADKLIKAGICTLELSAAEPELPEVEQEEWVNETRLVPKEVWEDEWVEKLEHKKVTETKMLPHVKSLFPFEGQGMKMDKGEVMLLKSKTNDDWWCVRKDNGVEGFVPANYVREVEPRPVACIVPKAEKVKSLQKVKKTILVRQVVPVKRIKPVSVAPKPLVQRRTSTQSINENADSVEKRQQRINQTYDELQEMAQKRHALLEDSIHLFGFYRECDDFEKWMKEKERMIKSDDGEGVDNAKRKFEKFITDLSAASKRVEEIDGAVDTFRRQGHSQLDKIIARQRQIHQIWQRLNNAKAQREKSLEGASSVELFNRTCDEAKVWMSEKMLQLDTAVITPDLRTVQALQRRHQNLERELAPVEDKVNRVTYLGNSVKNAYPAEKDNVNARQQEVQDMWQQVQQRGSDLRNRIESEVGQQVFNNSAKVLLAWIDSVKDQLNADESARDVETANNLLKKHNDLGDDIRAHDTEFVEVIQLGKQLSDGKPNMAETVAVIERLKAEQDAIHRGWAEKQKWLLQCVDLQMFNREADKIDATTKSHEAFLEYNNLGASLDEVEAILKRHLDFEKSLMAQDKILKGFSDNADKLISNDHYDSKYIGDRRNQVLGKRKAVKDRAFERKRLLQASKDFHKFAAEADDLKVWLQDKTRIAGDENYRDLSNLPRKLQKHQAFERELRANEGQLRNVTKDGQALVQAGNRVPEVESRVADLNKRWKDLLTLSEDKGRKLEQAASQREHNRSLEDAKKKVDELDAALRSGDVGNDLRSCKDLINKQQILESEITIWDQKVAELVSTGDDMAHGGHFNAQNIEAGTKELQQRFKDLRDPTQRRRAKLEESLNYHKFVFELDSEFQWINEHLPAAKSNELGQNLHQAQSLHKKHKKLEAEIKGHQPMINKALVAGQSLISQQHPEREQVESLCQQLEQAWQDLERHCGERSRKLDMSLKAQQYLFDAGEIESWLGERNNVLRSTEYGRDRDSAAKLLTKHKTIELELDTYSGIVTEMGHSCAAMVAANHPDSKVLAAKQQLIEKMLKSLHKLASQRQGRLMESLYKHEYFLESDEVEQWIREQEQAASSEDYGQDFEHLQLLQNKFDDLKHRVEVGADRVDQCELLAKKLIDSESPYANEVEKRQEQLRTSWENLLQLLNQREQKLHAAGEIHRFHRDVAEALFRIQDKNAALSQELGRDLNSALALLRKHEGFENDLVALEAQLQVLVEDSVRLQAKYPSNAAAIAQQQDKVVAAWNDLKERSTARGDRLAASSDLQTFLTDVRDIVSWSSNLRAALQAEEHVSDAAGATALKIQHDAIYGEIEAREDKFRYLNELSDSMVQTGHYAAADVEEKCAAMLDERQKLHAAWNKKKIMLEQKIDLFCFLRDAKQIDNLSSSQQAALSSSDFGQTVEDVQNQIRKHDEFERLIQTQEEKVSLLQEHGRKLIEQRHYDSANIQTILQGVLARRQKVKDLCAVRRYKLEDALLYAKFVRDCAEAKYWINEKQKKLEADAASYAEVTNLDEKIKKLQKHQAFQAEVAANQGRIQEIQDTGVILLSKQHESSPEIKRAIEIVLEAWQGLLAELEQRGRGLEEAQDSLEFNSQLDKIEAWIRDKEMMVQASDTGRDLEHCNALMRKLDDVDSDMRVDDQRVKHINQLADKLINQAQVPADTQSVDKRRKDFNYNWRQLQGALNAYRALLGGANEIHVFNRDVDDTADRIAEKSLAMSSTDTGRDLAAVEALIRREEALERDMSAVKQKIDQHETAAKFLIKKYPERGAQHIERKLEELHKSWGNLQALSVKRQSILNEAYLAHKFVSDVKELELWVNDMIKKMNNTQSPSTINDCETQLELHQERKVEIEGRQEAFAGLKQQGEQLSTRPQQQQPENVRKYLLVLEELHQTLNEAWSERARDLTEAHQLQLFKAQVEQVEIWLANKEAFLNNDDLGDSYTAVERLLKKHDEFEKLLHADHVDTLQKFANSILEGEPKDADLIREKLAYILRRKQKLLELSEERKQRLTQSLQLQEFLRSLYEIDRWLVQKLQVALDENYREPSNLQSKIQKHAAFDAELLSNSPRVQSVIHEGERLIRGEHFAKDEIAQQVQLLEGDWLKLKGASQTKKDKLQQAYDALAFNRSVDEFNNWMDEVELQLSSEDYGKDLAAVSNLLKKHERLEADVAHHGELAEQLKQKDEQFFQAEHFLRHEIHERATVSIRRYNTLHEPLGIRRENLEDSLSLQQFLRDAEDELQWLAEKQLVAGSQDLGTSLLSVQGLQKKHNSLEAELTSQEPLIQALLQRGQQMIRDNHFASEQLQYKSELLQKQLVQLRDLAAIRRLRLLDAVESQLFYVEANEADAWMREKRPVLSSSDYGRDEVSVQGHQKKLEVLQRELTAFKPSIEKVAKLATGLIERNHFDSSNIAEKNAQVGQQYEDLLRLAKERESRLGECKKLFEYLRETEELHEWVGDQMAVTASEDYGEDVEHVEQLILAFESFVSNLNANEARVEACLERGDRLIQENNPYRSSIKSKRDETKQLWEELKDLVHARQDALAGAKQVHVYDRVADETIQLINEKDASLISEDYGQDLESIQALGRKHQVFESELVGIQGQVDSVLAEAAKLGEIYPDAKEHIEVKRDETVEAWSDLKEKTAARKNKLSQAEQLQSYFDEYRDLIAWINEMLAKITAPELANSVAGAELLLASTKDHDTEIRTRDETFAKFAANGQQLIKEKHFLAHEVEDKIKVLQARHELLKQTLSKRREIYELNLDTQLFLKDAEILEQWISSREPQLKDTKLGDSIPQVEDLLRRHEDFEKTVAAQEEKFQAIKRITLLEQLFRRQLEQEKISKLQEKERLEKERLEQLKQRELQRLADERRRAEKQHEHRQNAASQEKTPIFSSPMVTPAQTSGPQSPALSQAQLRPPFGDDNEHLALQKSSSSGMFGDRLRRGSADANVKRAESMKVQPKQAKRTPSFTTRRRAQSFRKNQKGEGFDLPPVEIQGSLERKHGLQSGGKKAPVRSWKQFHTVLCGQLVCFFKDENDFLQQKTATAPVNILGAKCERADDYTKKKYVFRLKLPDGSEFLFEAPSLDILNDWVRKISFHASLPPNMQLLSYDESMKQQSSSSPDIKITSSVESPVSSRNSSPDSQRRTSGAQVLDGSATPQMAFLQRQMQQQQQQQQSQPSSPTGGFDQKPPIPPRGAPPVASHRQSQENLVVMRNRQSSNDLQQSATLPAGLTGVQQNGNGKDDNALLTRNSEARQSGSSAFKPVKITRRSYLRTSLQSWGNTRFESNRPVSLQPDSISFSRVSAESSSESEAQSISSVSGVKGSKGTKEERRSGMFRIFGRKGDKEKEKDKDKRRSSQVPPQ